TATTTTCCGAAAGATTATTTAATTTTTATAGATGAATCACATGTTACAGTTCCTCAAATAAGAGGAATGTATTGTGGAGACAGATCAAGAAAAGAAACACTTGTTGAATTTGGATTTAGATTACCTTCAGCCCTTGATAACAGACCTTTAAAATTTGAAGAGTTTGAAAAAATGGTAAATCAGGTTATATATGTTTCAGCAACACCTGGTAAATATGAATTAAAAAAATGCGGGGTTGAAAGAATTGGAGAACCATCACCTTTAATAGCAGAACAAATAATAAGACCAACAGGACTTGTAGACCCGCCAATAATTGTAAAACCAACAGCAAATCAGATAAATGATTTAATAGGAAGGATAAAAGAAAGAGTCAGTAAAAATCAAAGAGTTCTTGTTATAACAATAAGTAAACATCTTGCAGAAGAAATTGCTGATTATTTAAAGGAATTTAATATAAAGGTTCAATATATACATTATGAAATAGACACACTTGAAAGAGTTGAAATCTTAAAGGGTTTAAGAGAAGCGAAGTTTGACGTTCTTGTTGGAATAAATCTTTTGAGAGAAGGACTTGATTTACCAGAGGTTTCCCTTGTTGCAATTCTTGATGCTGATAAAGAGGGTTTTTTAAGAAGTGAAACAGCACTGATTCAGATATCAGGAAGGGCTGCAAGAAGTTTAGATGGAGAAGTAATAATGTATGCTGACAAAATAACTGATGCAATGAAATCTGCAATAGATGAGACAGAAAGAAGAAGAAAACTACAGATGGAATACAACATGACTCACAATATAACTCCAAAATCAATTGAAAAGCCAATATATAAAAGTTTAGTTGAAATTCTTGGAGGGAAAAGTAGAATAAAAGAAAAAGAAGAAAAATTGAAGGAAGAAGAGTATTATGGAAAAGATTTAGTAAAAATTATAAAACAACTTGAAAGAAAGATGATGGCAGCGGCAAAATCACTTGATTTTGAAACAGCAATTTATTACAGGGATAAAATAAAAAAACTTAAAGAGGAAAAATAGATGGACATAGGAAATATGATTAAAAAAATGGTAGAAAAGGTTGAAAGTTATAGTGAAAAAATAAAAGAAAATAAAAGAAAGCAGGAAAGTGTCTGGAATAACAAAAAAACTGAAATTCCAATTATAACAGGTAAAATTGACAATGAAGTTAAAAATTATCCCGATTTTAACATGAAGGAATCATTTTACGACCCTGAAAAAATGTTATATATGCAACTTAAAGGTATAGTTAATATCGTCTCCTCTTATTCAGATGCATGCCCTTCTGTAAGATTTAATTTTGGAACAGGTTTTATTCCTTCAATTTTTGGACTTGAATCAGAAATATTTGAAGATAAAATGCCATGGCTGAAAAAACATCTTTCAAAAGAAGAAATTAAAAGATTAAAATTTGATGACTTTGAAAATATTGAAGAAATGGGTCTTATGAAAAAAATTCCAGTTTATCTGAAAACTTATAAAAAATATCTCTCTAAAAATATAAAAATTTATTTGCCCGATACACAGGGACCATTTGATATTGCACATCTTATAAGAGGGGATGAAATTTTTACAGATATTTATGATGATTTTGAATTCTTTAAATACATACTTGAAATTTCCACATATATTTATATAAAAGCAACTGAAAAGTTAAAAAATTTAATTGGAGAAAATATTACAGAAAGTTATCACAGTGGTTCTTATTATATAAAAAATGGAGGTATAAGAATATGTGAGGACTCAACAACACTTGTCTCTCCAAAACATCTGGAGGTTATTTTAACTTACACTCAAAAATGTTTAAAATACTTTGGAGGCGGATGGATTCATTTTTGTGGAAAAGCAGAACACCTATTTGATTTAGTGATTGAAATTCCAGAGGTCTCGAGTATAAACTTTGGGAATCCTGAAAAGTATGATTTTAAATATGTTTTTAAAAAGTTGAATGAAAAAAATAAAGTTTATCTTGGCAGTATTCCAAGAGAAAAAGATGAAGAATGGAAAAAATATCTTAAAAGGGTTTATGAAATGTGTGAAGGAAAAAATTTAATATTTTCACCAACATTAAGAGAAAATGAAAAAATAGAAGAAATTTATGAATACTGGGGTTCACTGCAATGAGCGGGCTTTTTAAAATTTCAAAACCAGACCCTCTGGAATATGAAAAAAGAGGAGATTTTAAAGGACTTATAAAGTTGTTGAATTATAAGGATGACCCTTATATAAGATGGAAATCAGCAGAAATTCTTGGAAAATATAAAGTCAGAGAAGCAGTCCCTTATCTTATAAAAAAAATTGATGACCCTGAATGGCGTGTTAGAGCAAAAATAATAGAGGCACTCGGGATTATAGGTGATCAATCATCAATTGAACCATTACTCAGGCATATAAAAGATGAATATCCTGAAGTCAGATGTTCAGTATGTTATGCACTTGGCAGATTGAAAGATAAAAGAGCCACTATAAAATTAATTGAATTAATAAAAGATAAAAATAGATTTGTTCAGAAAGCAGCAATAGAAGCAATTGGAGAAATAGGTGATGAAAGTGCATTTGATGAATTGATAAAAATAGCAAGAAATAAACCACCTGAGATAAAAGTTCTGATTGCAGAAACACTTGGAAAAATAGGAAAAAATCTGGTAAAAAGGATGATAAATTTACTTGAAAAAACTGAAGATAAAGATATAAAATGGATAATAATAAAAGCACTCGGTGATATAGGAAATAAAGAAGCAGGGCCTATTTTGACGAAAAACCTTAAAGATATTAGTTATGAAATAAGGGAAGTATCAGCTGAGAGTTTAGGAAAAATAAAATATGAGGATGCAGTTGATATTTTAATTGAAATGTTGAATGATAATGAATGGGTGGTGAGAAAAAAAGTTATTGAAGCACTTGAAAAAATAGGAAATAAAAAGGCGCTTCCATATCTTTATGAACTGGAAAAAATAGAAAAAGTAGAAGATGTCAGAGTAAAAATAAGAGAAACAATAAAAACCCTTAATACACAATAAGTCCCAAAGGACACCTACGAGGTGGGAAAGGAGGGAAATATGAAAATTTATATTGTAACAGATTTGGAAGGAGCAACAGGTGTATTTAAATTCTCACAAACAAGAGAAAGAGGTCCTGAGTTTTATGAAGCAATGAAATTTTTAATGGGAGATATTGCAGCGGTGTGTGAGGGATTAAAAGAAGCAGGAGTAAAAGAAATTTATGTTATTGACGGTCATGATGGAGGAAACAATTTTATTCCGGAATTGATGATACCGGGCGTTCGTTATATAACTGGACGTCCAAGACCAGGGGTTTTTTACGGACTTGATGAAACCTTTGATGGAGTAATTCTTCTTGGTTATCATGCAATGAATGGAACTCCTGACGGTGTTTTAAATCATACACAGAGTTCAATTGCCGAATTAAAATATTACTATGATGGAATTGAGAGAGGAGAAATCTATCAATCAGCAGTTATTGCCGGCCATTTTAATGTTCCTGTTATACTTGTAACTGGAGATGAAGCAGCATGCAGAGAAGCAAAAAAAACACTTGGAGAAAATTTACCAACTGTTGCAGTGAAAAAGGGAATAAGTAGAGAGGCAGCAATTTTAATACCTCCAGAAGAAACAAAAATTTTACTGAAAGAGGGTGCAAAAAAAGCAATAAAGATGCTACCTAAACTTAAACCATATAAGATAAAATTACCTGTAAAATTAAAAATAAGAAAAATTGGGCCTGAAGGCACAAGTCCTGATAACCCATATTTTACAGAAAAAGAAGTCATTGTTAAAAGTGCTCTTGATATAATAACAGGCAGTAAAAACCCTTGATACACAATAAGCCCCAAAGGACACCTACGAGGTGGGAGAGGTTAGGTAATTATTCTTTTTTCAGTTATTATTATGTCTATTTTTATATCATTTTCATCAACTGGTAATTTCTCATCAAAAATCTGAAATTCAAAAGCAAGAGATATTTTTTTTGTTTCTGAAGGAATATTTTTCAAAAATCTATCGTAAAATCCACCTCCCATCCCAATTCTGTTTTTATAAATATCAAACACAACCCCTGGAACAATTACTATATCTATATTTTCAATTTCTACTGGTCTTAAAAATTTTGGTCCTGGGATCCCCTTTATTTCAATAATTTCTTCAGTTGACTTAATTTCAGAAGGTATTAAAATTTTGTTTTTCCAGTTAATATAAGGAAGACAAATAATTTTTTTATCTTCAATTCCTTTTTTTATAATCAGGTCTGTCCTTACTTCCCTATCAAAATGATAATATGTGAAAATTACCTTTGAATTTTTGTAAAAATCACTTAATAGAAACTTTTGCTGTATTTTAAAACTCTTTTCTTCCCAATCCTTAAATTCAAGTATCTCCCTTTCCTTTCTTATCTCCTTCCTTATTTCTGCCTTCTTTTGTTTTTGATTCATTTTTAAGTTTTTCAATATCTTCAAGAAATTTTTTTATCTTACTTTCATATCCAATATCCAGTGGAAAATAGAATTTTTTAGTTCCTTCTCTATATTTTTGAATAACATAGTGAGAAGGATAATCATGAGGATACTTATAACCAATCCCTCTGCCAAGTTTTTCTGCTCCTTTATATCCAGTACCTTTAAGATGGTCAGGTACCTCTTCTACTTTTTCACTTTCAACTTCTTTCATTGCTTCTTCAATTGCAAGATATGAAGAATTACATTTTGGAGATGTTGAAAGATATATAACTGTTTGAGCAAGGATAATTTTTGCTTCTGGCATACCAACAACCTCTACTGCTTGATAACATGAATTTGCAAGGATAAGTGCCTGAGGGTCTGCATTCCCAATATCTTCAGAAGCAAAAATCAACATTCTTCTTGCTATAAATCTTGGGTCTTCACCACTTACAAGCATTTTTGCAAGATAATATAAAGCACTGTCAGGATCAGACCCTCTCATACTTTTTATAAAAGCAGAGATTGTGTCATAATGTGCATCATGTTTTCTATCATAGATAAAATATTTATCAACAAATTCTTTAACTTTATTCAAATCAATTATAATATAACCATCTTTCTCAATTTCAGAAGTTAAAATGCAAAATTCAAAAGTATTCAATGCTTTTCTTGCATCTCCCTGACTTTTTTTGCCTATAAATTCAATTGCCTCTTTCGTTATTTTTATCTTATAATTCCCAAGTCCTTTTTTACTTCTTAATGCCCTTTTAATTATTTCTTCTATTTCTTCTTCGCTCAAAGGTTTAAATTCAAATACAAGTGATCTTGAAAGTAAAGGTGTATTTATATAAAAATAAGGATTGTGGATTGTTGCACAGATTAAAGTAATTGTCCCTTCCTCTACATCTTTAAGTAATGCATCCTGTTGAAGTTTATTAAAATGTGAAATCTCATCAAGAAATAAAATTGTTCCCCTCTTTTCCAATCTTTGCCTTTCCCTTGCTTCTTTTAATACTTCCCTTACATCAGAAACTGTTGCTGTAACCGCATTTAAAGAAACAAATTTCTTCTTTGTCATATTTGCTATTATCATTGCAAGTGCAGTTTTACCACAACCAGGTGGCCCATAAAAAACAAGAGAAGGAATTCTATCACTTTCAATTATTTTTCTCAATGGTTTTCCTTCGTCAAGCAAATGTTTTTGTCCAACAAAGTCCTCAAGTTTTTCAGGCCTAACTCTTATGGAAAGTGGTAAATTTTCAAATTTTTTTTCTACTTCAGATTTAAAAAGTCCGTTCATTTTAGGTTATTTTTGAAACAATAATTTCTCCAATAATTGCAATGTCTTCTATCTCAAAAATTTCAGAAGTTGTCTTGTTAAATAAAATTCTTAAGTCCGCTGGAAATTCGTCATCTTCCGGAATTAAATCAAAAATAAAAAACACATCAGAAAATATATTGAATTTAACTGAAAAATCATTAAATCTTTCTGCTCCTATTTCTATACTTTTTCCTACAAATTTTTCTGGTTCTTTTCCATATTTTTTAATTAAAGGCAAATAAATCCTTGAATAAATAGATGGAAAGTAAAAATTACCTTCTGGTAAACTTTTAAATGTAATTAATTCATCGCTTTTTTTATAAGGGAATTTGCATAAATAACGAAGGATTATAACTTTTTCTTTATCATTAATATCTTTGTTAAACTTCATAGATAAGATGTCTATTTTTATTACTTGATTAAGATAGGTCAATTCAATTTCGTTTTCTCCATAAATAAAATCTTCTTTTAATTTCTTTTTTTTTATTAGTCCTTTCAGTTCCTCAAAATATTTATTAATAAGTTCAGTATAGGTTTCTGTCATTTTAAAGTTTT
This region of bacterium genomic DNA includes:
- the uvrB gene encoding excinuclease ABC subunit UvrB; protein product: MEKFNLVSNFKPSGDQPKAIEKLVKNLEKREKHQILLGVTGSGKTFTMANVIAAVNKPTLVISHNKTLAAQLYSEFREFFPENKVRYFVSYYNYYQPEAYIPETDTYIEKDASINEDIDRLRLAATSAILSSRDVIIVASVSCIYPIGSPEDHKAMMLHLSKNQIINRRYIIERLIEIQYERNDFDLTRGKFRVRGNTIEIIPSYEEIGVRIWIIGDKVVKIQRFEPLTGNVISEEEEIYIYPAKHFVTPKDKLERAIESIKKELEERVEYFKKNGKLLEAERLETRTNYDLEMLSEVGYCHGIENYSRHLAGRLPGERPEVLLDYFPKDYLIFIDESHVTVPQIRGMYCGDRSRKETLVEFGFRLPSALDNRPLKFEEFEKMVNQVIYVSATPGKYELKKCGVERIGEPSPLIAEQIIRPTGLVDPPIIVKPTANQINDLIGRIKERVSKNQRVLVITISKHLAEEIADYLKEFNIKVQYIHYEIDTLERVEILKGLREAKFDVLVGINLLREGLDLPEVSLVAILDADKEGFLRSETALIQISGRAARSLDGEVIMYADKITDAMKSAIDETERRRKLQMEYNMTHNITPKSIEKPIYKSLVEILGGKSRIKEKEEKLKEEEYYGKDLVKIIKQLERKMMAAAKSLDFETAIYYRDKIKKLKEEK
- a CDS encoding HEAT repeat domain-containing protein, yielding MSGLFKISKPDPLEYEKRGDFKGLIKLLNYKDDPYIRWKSAEILGKYKVREAVPYLIKKIDDPEWRVRAKIIEALGIIGDQSSIEPLLRHIKDEYPEVRCSVCYALGRLKDKRATIKLIELIKDKNRFVQKAAIEAIGEIGDESAFDELIKIARNKPPEIKVLIAETLGKIGKNLVKRMINLLEKTEDKDIKWIIIKALGDIGNKEAGPILTKNLKDISYEIREVSAESLGKIKYEDAVDILIEMLNDNEWVVRKKVIEALEKIGNKKALPYLYELEKIEKVEDVRVKIRETIKTLNTQ
- a CDS encoding M55 family metallopeptidase, giving the protein MKIYIVTDLEGATGVFKFSQTRERGPEFYEAMKFLMGDIAAVCEGLKEAGVKEIYVIDGHDGGNNFIPELMIPGVRYITGRPRPGVFYGLDETFDGVILLGYHAMNGTPDGVLNHTQSSIAELKYYYDGIERGEIYQSAVIAGHFNVPVILVTGDEAACREAKKTLGENLPTVAVKKGISREAAILIPPEETKILLKEGAKKAIKMLPKLKPYKIKLPVKLKIRKIGPEGTSPDNPYFTEKEVIVKSALDIITGSKNP
- a CDS encoding 5-formyltetrahydrofolate cyclo-ligase, with the protein product MNQKQKKAEIRKEIRKEREILEFKDWEEKSFKIQQKFLLSDFYKNSKVIFTYYHFDREVRTDLIIKKGIEDKKIICLPYINWKNKILIPSEIKSTEEIIEIKGIPGPKFLRPVEIENIDIVIVPGVVFDIYKNRIGMGGGFYDRFLKNIPSETKKISLAFEFQIFDEKLPVDENDIKIDIIITEKRIIT
- a CDS encoding replication-associated recombination protein A translates to MNGLFKSEVEKKFENLPLSIRVRPEKLEDFVGQKHLLDEGKPLRKIIESDRIPSLVFYGPPGCGKTALAMIIANMTKKKFVSLNAVTATVSDVREVLKEARERQRLEKRGTILFLDEISHFNKLQQDALLKDVEEGTITLICATIHNPYFYINTPLLSRSLVFEFKPLSEEEIEEIIKRALRSKKGLGNYKIKITKEAIEFIGKKSQGDARKALNTFEFCILTSEIEKDGYIIIDLNKVKEFVDKYFIYDRKHDAHYDTISAFIKSMRGSDPDSALYYLAKMLVSGEDPRFIARRMLIFASEDIGNADPQALILANSCYQAVEVVGMPEAKIILAQTVIYLSTSPKCNSSYLAIEEAMKEVESEKVEEVPDHLKGTGYKGAEKLGRGIGYKYPHDYPSHYVIQKYREGTKKFYFPLDIGYESKIKKFLEDIEKLKNESKTKEGRNKEGDKKGKGDT
- a CDS encoding DUF3786 domain-containing protein, which gives rise to MTETYTELINKYFEELKGLIKKKKLKEDFIYGENEIELTYLNQVIKIDILSMKFNKDINDKEKVIILRYLCKFPYKKSDELITFKSLPEGNFYFPSIYSRIYLPLIKKYGKEPEKFVGKSIEIGAERFNDFSVKFNIFSDVFFIFDLIPEDDEFPADLRILFNKTTSEIFEIEDIAIIGEIIVSKIT